The following are encoded together in the Anopheles nili chromosome 3, idAnoNiliSN_F5_01, whole genome shotgun sequence genome:
- the LOC128724947 gene encoding uncharacterized protein LOC128724947 has protein sequence MTTCVPAHMMDAEQHFHNSIDLDAEQTEARYDQEMLSDIINDNDRGELQKAESCLVDDYKYDHGQKIQRLDPCEICLCIDGEIFCWWKQCDTVAKTSLDTDQQFGSSHTALKADQTSSESFAEASTATSMGNSAGVSTAKSKPSFDASPEIIDSSNSATWLTFADSLSDGGTTSISSTLPISTPSSRSQDSDRAPSDTVTHYGTVHTSDAIEGIPKNVLSFPQTPPIMMYRPGAVGPVASREGKPLDGARKAKLSTLAGARKTKGSTAGRKKSKDRKKSPQKLNAPGDGGYSFELDRKPTVAIASDALPKVPATSKDVVRAPEESPRIANQDDKIPQSHEQQTSTQEQQQFGGYGFGMIREPDQDRRPPTASRSHDRDVPQHYIITSSGHVEMFDDTGTMGGLEVGSETQSTPPRSPGDSYEKAQYRDVLSFDGRVSSRVVQEQPPNGSAGEDSDAMDSDEGEEDSEGEQRSEEGEAVAPAIMLTTNVTQGKFSLGEGLPSMPVPGASASVIDILNSTTLETDYGEGTNHTELIYPEVPSIGSGSSSSSSSSTIKPPTNTEQSEQHCIVMGVTYPVGAVLKQETGNCLQCVCVAGPENDPAPRVTCTPLNCPPLILPDILDGAGF, from the exons ATGACAACGTGCG TTCCGGCACACATGATGGACGCAGAGCAGCATTTTCACAACAGCATCGATCTGGACGCCGAGCAGACGGAGGCCCGGTATGATCAGGAGATGCTTTCCGACATCATTAACGATAACGATCGTGGTGAGCTGCAGAAGGCGGAATCGTGCCTCGTCGACGACTACAAGTACGACCACGGCCAGAAG ATTCAACGACTCGATCCGTGCGAGATCTGCCTTTGCATCGATGGTGAGATATTCTGCTGGTGGAAGCAATGCG ATACAGTAGCAAAAACGAGCCTGGACACTGACCAACAGTTCGGTTCCAGTCACACTGCTCTTAAAGCTGACCAGACATCATCAGAATCGTTCGCAGAAGCATCGACCGCGACCAGCATGGGCAACTCAGCGGGCGTTTCAACCGCTAAATCTAAGCCATCCTTCGATGCATCTCCGGAAATCATCGACTCTAGCAACAGCGCAACATGGCTAACATTCGCCGACTCGCTCAGTGATGGTGGCACAACGTCCATTAGCAGTACGTTGCCGATTTCGACTCCTTCATCCCGGTCACAGGACTCAGACCGGGCTCCTTCGGACACGGTTACACACTACGGCACGGTACACACATCGGACGCGATAGAAGGCATACCGAAGAACGTGCTAAGCTTCCCACAAACGCCTCCGATTATGATGTATCGTCCGGGAGCGGTGGGACCTGTCGCTTCTAGGGAAGGAAAACCACTTGATGGAGCTCGCAAAGCGAAGCTCAGCACGTTAGCAGGAGCTCGAAAGACGAAAGGAAGCACTGCTGGACGTAAAAAATCGAAGGATCGCAAGAAGTCACCCCAAAAGCTGAACGCTCCGGGTGACGGTGGATATTCCTTTGAGCTCGATCGAAAACCGACCGTAGCGATCGCGAGTGATGCACTGCCGAAGGTGCCGGCAACCAGCAAGGATGTGGTTCGAGCTCCTGAAGAGTCACCAAGAATAGCAAATCAAGACGATAAAATTCCTCAAAGTCACGAGCAGCAAACATCGACtcaagagcagcagcagtttggAGGATACGGCTTCGGTATGATTCGTGAACCTGATCAGGATCGTCGACCTCCAACAGCTTCTCGAAGTCACGATCGGGATGTTCCGCAACATTACATCATCACATCGTCCGGGCACGTGGAGATGTTTGACGATACTGGAACGATGGGTGGCCTGGAAGTAGGATCGGAAACTCAGAGTACTCCTCCACGCTCGCCAGGAGACAGCTACGAAAAGGCACAATATCGCGACGTCCTTAGCTTTGATGGGCGAGTTTCGTCACGAGTGGTTCAGGAACAACCCCCGAACGGGTCCGCAGGTGAGGACTCTGACGCTATGGACAGTGATGAAGGTGAAGAAGATAGTGAAGGAGAACAACGATCAGAAGAAGGTGAAGCTGTTGCGCCTGCGATCATGCTGACGACGAACGTGACACAGGGCAAGTTCAGCCTCGGTGAAGGACTACCATCTATGCCGGTGCCCGGTGCATCGGCGTCCGTTATAGACATCCTTAATTCGACCACTCTCGAGACGGACTATGGTGAAGGAACTAACCACACGGAGTTGATCTACCCAGAGGTTCCTTCTATCGGtagtggcagcagcagcagcagcagcagcagtacgatcAAACCACCAACGAACACCGAACAGAGCGAGCAGCACTGCATCGTTATGG GAGTGACCTATCCCGTCGGAGCGGTGCTGAAGCAAGAAACGGGCAACTGCctgcaatgtgtgtgtgtggcgggGCCGGAAAATGACCCCGCCCCAAGGGTGACCTGCACGCCTCTCAACTGCCCACCCCTGATCCTTCCGGACATCCTAGACGGAGCCGGGTTCTaa